One genomic region from Panthera tigris isolate Pti1 chromosome D1, P.tigris_Pti1_mat1.1, whole genome shotgun sequence encodes:
- the LOC102952441 gene encoding olfactory receptor 56A3-like — MTIYQNGTITSEVSDFLLNCFVRSPSWKFWLSLPLSLLFLLAMGANSVLLITIWLEVCLHEPMYYLLSILSLLDIVVCLTVIPKVLAIFWFDLKSISFYACFLQMYIMNWFFAMESCTFMVMAYDRYVAICHPLRYPSIITDQFVAKAAIFILARNSIITMPIPILSSQLHYCGTNVIDNCICANMFVSRLSCNDVTISRIYQFVGGWTLLGSDLILIFLSYTLILRAVLRLKAEGAVAKALSTCASHFILILFFSTILLVFVLTHVVKKKVSPDVPVLLNVLHHVIPAALNPIVYGVRTQEIKQGIQRLLKKVC; from the coding sequence atgACAATATACCAAAATGGCACCATCACCTCTGAGGTTTCAGACTTCCTCCTGAATTGTTTTGTCAGGTCCCCCAGCTGGAAGTTCTGGTtgtccctgcccctcagccttctcttccttctggccaTGGGGGCCAATAGTGTTCTCCTGATCACCATCTGGCTAGAGGTCTGTCTGCATGAGCCCATGTACTACCTGCTCAGTATCCTTTCCCTGCTGGACATTGTTGTCTGCCTCACTGTCATCCCCAAGGTCCTGGCCATCTTCTGGTTTGACCTCAAGTCCATCAGTTTCTATGCCTGCTTCCTCCAGATGTACATCATGAATTGGTTCTTTGCTATGGAATCCTGCACATTCATggtcatggcctatgaccgctatgtggccatctgccaCCCACTGAGGTACCCATCCATCATCACTGACCAATTTGTAGCCAAggctgccatttttattttggccAGGAATAGTATTATTACAATGCCTATCCCCATTCTATCATCCCAACTCCATTATTGTGGGACAAATGTCATTGACAACTGCATCTGTGCCAATATGTTTGTCTCCAGGCTCTCTTGTAATGATGTCACCATTAGTCGCATCTACCAGTTTGTTGGAGGCTGGACACTGCTAGGATCTGACCTCATCCTCATCTTCCTCTCCTACACACTCATATTGCGAGCTGTACTGAGACTCAAGGCAGAAGGTGCTGTGGCCAAGGCCCTGAGCACATGTGCCTCCCACTTCATCCTTATCCTCTTCTTCAGCACCATCCTTCTGGTCTTCGTGCTCACTCATGTGGTGAAGAAGAAGGTCTCCCCTGATGTTCCAGTCTTGCTCAACGTCCTCCACCATGTCATCCCCGCAGCCCTCAACCCCATAGTGTATGGAGTGCGGACCCAGGAGATCAAGCAAGGCATCCAGAGATTACTGAAGAAAGTGTGCTAA